A genomic window from Montipora capricornis isolate CH-2021 chromosome 8, ASM3666992v2, whole genome shotgun sequence includes:
- the LOC138059679 gene encoding uncharacterized protein, with product MPESSTNVEPKGKKDNLKRRNVASTAEHIEANVEVVDGAVGAKTDLQELTASLKQGFAQMSHDLSKTIAESFKLFQSELEIQYEDIAGVEQDETPQTANDHEVNGEPPAKKKKDTKTTSIEEAVTKLTDSAGAQETPSNEGNFEVLNSLKQELKKEETGPRVNAELANVVNAMVKEGLPEEKLQEKLNKYHRPENCESLTKVRVNQSIWDHLTPAVRSQDVRLQKVQTSIFKGMCALTTMIDKCLDHIPSLQNGNDLLQLATDALALFANANSELNQRRRELIKPDLHDEYKHLCSSSLAITDQLFGDDLPKQVKELTEVNRVGKKLSTHTGRSTAKPDYRRHNLYAHGRGRPRYQQYRKPFLGSWKNDHKHPP from the coding sequence ATGCCTGAAAGTTCGACTAATGTTGAGCCTAAGGGCAAGAAAGACAACTTAAAACGGAGAAATGTGGCTTCTACAGCCGAACATATCGAAGCGAATGTTGAAGTTGTTGATGGCGCCGTTGGCGCCAAAACTGACCTACAAGAGTTGACTGCTTCTTTGAAACAAGGATTTGCCCAGATGTCTCACGATTTATCTAAGACCATTGCAGAGTCTTTTAAACTGTTCCAGTCAGAATTGGAAATACAGTACGAAGACATAGCGGGCGTAGAACAGGACGAAACTCCTCAGACCGCGAATGACCACGAGGTCAACGGGGAGCCCCctgcgaagaagaagaaagatacTAAAACTACAAGTATCGAGGAAGCTGTGACAAAGCTAACTGATTCAGCCGGGGCTCAGGAAACGCCTTCTAATGAAGGAAATTTTGAAGTGCTTAATAGCTTAAAGCAAGAGCTAAAGAAAGAGGAAACGGGTCCAAGAGTTAATGCAGAGCTGGCCAATGTGGTTAACGCCATGGTCAAAGAGGGCCTGCCGGAAGAGAAActtcaggaaaaactgaatAAGTATCACAGACCAGAGAACTGTGAATCGTTGACCAAAGTccgagtaaaccaatcaatatGGGATCATTTAACTCCAGCAGTTCGATCGCAAGATGTTAGACTGCAAAAGGTGCAGACATCCATCTTCAAGGGAATGTGTGCATTGACCACTATGATCGACAAATGCCTAGATCATATCCCGTCGCTTCAAAATGGAAACGACCTGTTGCAATTGGCAACAGATGCGCTAGCTTTGTTTGCTAATGCAAATAGCGAACTAAACCAACGCCGAAGAGAATTGATTAAACCTGACCTGCACGACGAATATAAACACCTTTGCTCTTCGTCGCTGGCAATCACCGACCAATTATTTGGCGATGATCTCCCTAAACAGGTGAAAGAGTTGACCGAGGTCAACCGCGTTGGTAAGAAACTGTCTACGCACACTGGAAGATCAACGGCTAAGCCTGACTATCGCAGGCACAATCTTTATGCTCATGGCCGTGGACGCCCAAGATACCAACAATACAGGAAGCCTTTTTTGGGCTCGTGGAAAAACGACCACAAACATCCTCCG